A section of the Clostridium sp. TW13 genome encodes:
- the recJ gene encoding single-stranded-DNA-specific exonuclease RecJ encodes MQEQWFLINRKDEKTSIENLINELDVDYYTAKLLVNRGIEEIGEAKKFLNPTIANFYSETLMKDMERGVEIICNAIKSGKKIIVYGDYDCDGVISTVVLTKALKQLNANFNYHIPDRESEGYGMNIDRIKKLKEEGYEVILTCDNGIAAFEEINLAKSLGMQVVVTDHHEIPAFEENNTLVRRMPEADAIIDIKREDCPYPFKNLCGAGIALKFIICLYNKFDIDDEQWINLIQYVAIATVCDVVDLKEENRDIVSYGLKKIMSTENLGLKALIEETGLKDKVISVTHLGFVIGPCINATGRLENAKLSVDLFLSETEEEAKALAKKLVELNKERQELTTESTENVIEEIEKSNMSKDKVLLIYSPNIHESIAGIVAGRIKEKYYRPTIIMTKGKEMPKGSGRSIDEYNIFEELSRCKEYISKFGGHPMAAGLSVEEEKLHLVREALLRNCALTKEDLMPKQRIDFRLSVDKINENIIENFEKIKPYGKGNPAPLCAEKGLEISRVWILGKDRNVIKFRVNIPNSYKTIDAIGFGNIIDRFKESFEEKYGNERLIEVLESTYGNFNMDFIYVPKVNEYNGNKNIQLEIKSLRL; translated from the coding sequence ATGCAGGAACAATGGTTTTTGATAAATAGAAAAGATGAGAAAACATCCATTGAAAATTTAATTAATGAACTAGATGTAGATTATTATACTGCAAAGTTATTGGTTAACCGTGGAATAGAGGAGATTGGAGAAGCAAAGAAATTTTTGAATCCGACTATTGCTAATTTTTACTCTGAGACTTTAATGAAGGATATGGAACGGGGAGTAGAAATTATTTGTAATGCCATAAAATCAGGAAAGAAGATAATAGTTTATGGCGATTATGATTGTGATGGGGTTATTAGTACAGTGGTCTTAACTAAGGCATTAAAACAGCTAAATGCTAATTTTAATTATCATATACCTGATAGAGAATCAGAAGGCTATGGTATGAATATAGATAGAATAAAAAAGTTAAAAGAAGAAGGCTATGAAGTTATATTGACTTGTGACAATGGTATTGCAGCTTTTGAAGAAATAAATTTAGCTAAATCACTAGGTATGCAGGTTGTTGTAACTGATCATCATGAAATACCAGCTTTTGAAGAAAATAATACTTTGGTGAGGAGAATGCCAGAAGCAGATGCTATCATAGATATAAAACGAGAAGATTGTCCATATCCTTTTAAGAATTTGTGTGGAGCTGGTATAGCATTAAAATTTATAATATGCTTATATAATAAGTTCGATATAGATGATGAGCAGTGGATAAATCTTATTCAATATGTTGCTATCGCTACTGTATGTGATGTGGTTGATTTAAAAGAAGAGAATAGAGATATAGTTAGTTATGGATTGAAAAAAATTATGTCCACAGAGAACCTAGGTTTAAAAGCATTGATTGAAGAAACAGGACTAAAGGATAAGGTGATTTCTGTAACACACCTGGGATTTGTGATAGGTCCATGTATAAATGCTACAGGAAGGCTTGAAAATGCAAAATTATCAGTAGACTTATTTTTGAGTGAAACAGAAGAGGAAGCAAAAGCATTAGCAAAGAAATTAGTGGAATTAAACAAGGAAAGACAAGAGTTAACCACTGAAAGTACTGAAAATGTCATTGAAGAAATTGAGAAGAGTAACATGAGCAAAGATAAAGTATTATTAATATACAGTCCTAATATTCATGAAAGTATAGCAGGAATAGTTGCAGGAAGAATAAAAGAAAAATATTATAGGCCTACTATTATTATGACAAAAGGGAAGGAAATGCCTAAAGGGTCCGGGCGAAGTATAGATGAATATAATATTTTCGAGGAACTTTCTCGTTGCAAAGAGTATATAAGTAAGTTTGGTGGTCATCCAATGGCAGCAGGTCTTTCAGTAGAGGAAGAGAAGTTGCATTTAGTGAGAGAAGCCTTGCTGAGAAATTGCGCTTTGACTAAAGAAGATTTAATGCCTAAACAAAGAATAGATTTTAGGCTGTCTGTAGATAAAATCAATGAAAATATAATAGAGAATTTTGAAAAGATAAAGCCTTATGGCAAGGGAAATCCAGCGCCTTTATGTGCTGAAAAGGGATTGGAGATTTCCAGAGTGTGGATTCTTGGTAAAGATAGAAATGTAATTAAGTTTAGGGTGAATATCCCCAATAGTTATAAAACTATAGATGCTATAGGATTTGGAAATATAATAGATAGATTTAAAGAATCTTTCGAAGAAAAGTATGGTAATGAAAGACTGATTGAAGTATTGGAAAGTACTTACGGGAACTTTAATATGGATTTTATTTATGTTCCTAAAGTAAATGAATATAATGGTAATAAGAACATACAACTTGAGATAAAGAGTTTAAGGTTATAG
- a CDS encoding undecaprenyldiphospho-muramoylpentapeptide beta-N-acetylglucosaminyltransferase, with the protein MKKHKIIMTGGGSAGHVTPNLALVPLLEKQGFEIKYIGSKDGIEKDIITKAKIPYYGISSGKLRRYFDLKNFSDPFKVIKGIGDALKVIRKEKPDVIFSKGGFVSVPVVIAAHLKKVPVVSHESDMTPGLANKLATPFCNKICVTFPETVKYISGDRGVVTGTPIREEVLKGDKTKGKKIAGFSDDKPILLLIGGSLGSKFLNDTLRSTLPKILKEMNVIHICGKGNLDSSLNNKKGYKQFEYISEELPNIFAVADFIISRSGANSIFEILALRKPNLLVPLSRNASRGDQILNSMSFEKLGFSKVIEEEQLTSDSLMAALEDLKKNRNTFIKNMEKSEYSNGNEKILKVIMNAIKR; encoded by the coding sequence TTGAAAAAACACAAAATAATTATGACAGGTGGAGGAAGTGCAGGTCATGTTACTCCTAATTTAGCTCTTGTACCTTTATTAGAAAAGCAGGGTTTTGAAATAAAATATATTGGTTCAAAGGATGGAATAGAGAAAGATATAATAACAAAAGCAAAAATACCTTACTATGGAATATCTTCAGGAAAGTTAAGAAGATACTTTGATTTAAAAAATTTTAGTGATCCGTTTAAAGTTATAAAAGGAATAGGCGATGCGTTGAAGGTAATAAGAAAGGAAAAGCCAGATGTGATATTTTCAAAAGGAGGCTTTGTATCAGTTCCAGTTGTTATTGCAGCTCATTTGAAGAAAGTGCCAGTAGTTTCTCATGAATCAGATATGACACCTGGTCTTGCCAATAAGTTAGCAACACCATTTTGTAATAAGATTTGTGTTACATTTCCTGAAACTGTAAAATATATAAGCGGAGATAGAGGAGTAGTAACTGGAACTCCAATTAGAGAAGAAGTATTAAAAGGTGATAAGACAAAAGGTAAAAAAATAGCTGGTTTTAGTGACGACAAGCCTATACTTTTATTGATAGGGGGAAGCCTTGGATCAAAATTCTTGAATGATACACTTAGAAGCACGTTACCTAAAATTCTTAAAGAAATGAATGTAATCCACATATGTGGAAAAGGAAATTTAGATTCTTCACTTAATAATAAAAAAGGATATAAACAGTTTGAATATATTTCAGAAGAGTTACCGAATATATTTGCTGTAGCAGACTTCATTATTTCTAGATCTGGAGCTAATTCAATTTTTGAGATTTTAGCTTTAAGAAAACCAAACTTGTTAGTACCTTTATCCAGAAATGCATCAAGAGGTGATCAAATATTAAATTCAATGTCTTTTGAAAAACTTGGTTTTAGTAAGGTAATAGAAGAAGAACAGTTAACATCTGATAGCTTGATGGCTGCTTTGGAAGATTTGAAAAAAAATAGAAATACATTTATAAAGAACATGGAAAAATCAGAATATAGCAATGGAAATGAAAAGATACTGAAAGTAATTATGAATGCCATTAAAAGATAA
- a CDS encoding DJ-1 family glyoxalase III, with amino-acid sequence MKKIAVMLAEGFEEIEALTVVDVLRRANVECDMVSIDGKEVLGSHDILVKADKTIDEAELNSYDGLVLPGGMPGANNLKNNIRVVELIKEYAAVGKIVAAICAAPIVLEKAGIISGKKITSYPSFDIHLGNCIYSEDLVVRDGSIITSRGPATALAFSFEILKALELNDEVDELMEGMIYNKLMQIN; translated from the coding sequence TTGAAAAAAATAGCGGTGATGTTGGCAGAAGGATTTGAAGAAATTGAAGCACTAACTGTAGTAGATGTATTAAGGCGAGCTAATGTAGAATGTGATATGGTAAGTATTGATGGTAAAGAGGTACTTGGATCACATGATATTTTAGTGAAGGCTGATAAAACTATAGATGAGGCTGAACTGAACTCATATGATGGTTTGGTGTTACCAGGTGGTATGCCAGGAGCAAATAACTTAAAGAATAATATTAGGGTAGTAGAGTTAATTAAAGAGTATGCTGCAGTTGGCAAAATTGTAGCAGCAATATGTGCAGCACCTATTGTTTTAGAAAAGGCAGGAATAATATCAGGTAAGAAGATAACATCTTATCCATCTTTTGATATACATTTGGGTAATTGTATATACAGCGAAGATTTAGTTGTGAGAGATGGTAGTATAATAACTAGCAGGGGACCAGCAACAGCTTTAGCGTTTTCATTTGAAATATTAAAGGCTTTAGAATTAAATGATGAAGTTGATGAGCTAATGGAAGGTATGATATATAATAAATTGATGCAAATCAATTAA
- a CDS encoding flavodoxin domain-containing protein: MKKISIIYWSCGGAVETLAKHIKAVGVECGAEVLMKHVQEASIDDVINADAVALGSPVTDGDKIEQQEMQPFVDALNELKNDGKKMMLFGSCGWNDATFIHKWAEKMTSYGFNVIGELPIKDSSTEDDFVKCTEFVRELIN, from the coding sequence ATGAAAAAAATATCTATCATATATTGGAGCTGTGGCGGAGCTGTAGAAACTCTTGCAAAGCATATTAAGGCGGTAGGAGTTGAATGTGGTGCAGAAGTTTTAATGAAGCATGTTCAAGAGGCTTCTATTGACGATGTTATTAATGCAGATGCTGTAGCATTGGGTAGTCCAGTGACTGATGGTGATAAGATTGAGCAGCAAGAAATGCAGCCATTTGTAGATGCACTTAATGAATTAAAAAATGATGGCAAGAAAATGATGTTATTTGGATCTTGTGGATGGAATGATGCTACATTTATTCATAAATGGGCAGAAAAGATGACAAGTTATGGATTCAATGTAATTGGAGAGTTGCCAATAAAGGATTCTAGTACAGAAGATGATTTTGTAAAATGTACAGAGTTCGTAAGAGAACTTATAAACTAA
- a CDS encoding HAD-IB family hydrolase, translating into MEKLAIFDIDFTITKKETLMELFKFMMHEDCKNIKFIPRAVFSGLMFVLKIYDERKTKETFLKFLDGIEAEELARIVKKYYKERLSKILYKDAIDKIKELKGKGYKIYLISASPEFYLNEMYAIKEVDKIIGTKFTIKDGRFIRSMDGENCKGEEKVKRLKEELEKEKIEVDFKNSYMFSDSLSDKPLFDLVGNPYLINFKKNHEYIKKLNWN; encoded by the coding sequence ATGGAGAAATTAGCTATATTCGACATTGATTTTACAATAACTAAAAAAGAAACATTAATGGAATTATTCAAGTTCATGATGCATGAAGATTGTAAAAATATAAAGTTTATTCCGAGGGCTGTATTTAGTGGGCTTATGTTTGTTCTTAAAATATATGATGAGAGAAAAACTAAAGAAACATTCTTGAAGTTTTTGGATGGAATTGAGGCTGAAGAATTAGCAAGAATAGTGAAAAAGTATTATAAAGAAAGATTGAGCAAAATTTTATATAAAGATGCAATTGATAAAATTAAAGAATTAAAAGGTAAAGGATATAAAATTTATTTGATTTCTGCATCTCCTGAATTTTATTTAAATGAGATGTATGCGATTAAGGAAGTAGATAAGATAATAGGAACAAAATTTACTATAAAAGATGGAAGATTCATAAGAAGTATGGATGGCGAAAATTGTAAGGGAGAGGAAAAGGTAAAAAGACTAAAGGAAGAATTAGAAAAGGAAAAAATAGAAGTGGATTTTAAAAATTCATATATGTTTTCAGATTCTTTGTCTGATAAACCATTATTTGATTTAGTAGGTAATCCGTATTTGATTAACTTTAAGAAAAACCATGAATATATTAAAAAATTAAATTGGAATTGA
- a CDS encoding M16 family metallopeptidase, with protein sequence MKEYILQNGIKLIYKNIPGAITSFCIGFEAGANMEKPSEIGVAHALEHMVFKGTSTKSEDEINEQCDELFAFNNAMTNFPYVIYYGVCDKLDFNKAFSLYSDILVAPIFNSGFNEEIDVICTESREWKEDLEQYCEDVLFYNSFDKRRIKHTIIGSEEQVKKITLEEVKAFYNRYYIGSNCTVTVVTSIDEEAVRKIVEGNMGILPRGSKMVNGVIYEELTQGAFEVMVPGFTGAKIEYAFDISELNSDEIEVLNLFNLWFSEGVSSLLYNELRTKKGLVYDVSATVKNEKGIKLFVINASTSKDKIGEVKNIIDMIINRLRSKDVDISKEQWVKLQKRLKRKRNLDVERGIILAVRLTTYSIMYGEGKRLIDELEGNFNLDFEQMTDVVCKIFSKASSQIIV encoded by the coding sequence ATGAAAGAATATATATTGCAGAATGGTATAAAATTAATATATAAGAATATTCCAGGGGCAATTACTTCTTTTTGTATAGGTTTTGAAGCTGGAGCAAACATGGAAAAACCTTCAGAAATAGGGGTGGCACATGCACTAGAACATATGGTGTTTAAAGGAACTTCAACAAAATCAGAAGATGAAATAAATGAACAGTGTGATGAGCTTTTTGCCTTTAATAATGCTATGACTAATTTTCCTTATGTAATATACTATGGAGTATGTGATAAGTTGGATTTTAATAAAGCTTTTTCATTATATAGTGATATATTAGTTGCTCCTATTTTTAATAGTGGATTTAATGAAGAAATAGATGTAATATGTACAGAGAGTAGAGAGTGGAAGGAAGACTTGGAACAATATTGTGAAGATGTATTGTTTTATAATTCCTTTGATAAGAGAAGGATAAAGCATACCATAATAGGAAGTGAAGAACAGGTAAAAAAGATAACTTTAGAAGAAGTAAAAGCATTTTATAATAGATATTATATTGGTTCTAACTGCACAGTAACTGTTGTAACTTCAATTGATGAGGAAGCGGTCAGGAAAATTGTTGAAGGAAACATGGGAATTTTGCCAAGAGGAAGCAAGATGGTCAATGGTGTCATTTATGAAGAGCTAACACAAGGTGCATTTGAAGTAATGGTTCCAGGATTTACGGGAGCAAAAATTGAGTATGCCTTTGATATAAGTGAATTGAATTCAGATGAAATAGAGGTATTGAATTTATTTAACTTATGGTTTAGTGAAGGAGTTTCTTCACTTTTATATAATGAGTTAAGGACAAAAAAAGGGCTTGTATATGATGTTTCTGCAACAGTAAAGAATGAAAAAGGCATTAAGTTATTTGTAATTAATGCAAGTACATCAAAAGATAAAATAGGTGAAGTGAAAAATATTATTGATATGATAATAAATAGGCTAAGGTCAAAAGACGTTGATATATCAAAAGAACAATGGGTAAAATTGCAAAAGAGATTAAAAAGAAAGCGTAATTTGGATGTGGAAAGAGGTATAATATTAGCTGTTAGGCTTACAACCTATAGTATAATGTACGGGGAAGGCAAAAGGCTTATAGATGAATTAGAAGGCAACTTTAATTTGGATTTTGAACAGATGACTGATGTTGTGTGCAAAATATTTAGTAAAGCAAGCAGTCAGATTATAGTGTAG
- the nifJ gene encoding pyruvate:ferredoxin (flavodoxin) oxidoreductase translates to MRKMKTMDGNTAAAHIAYAFTEVSAIYPITPSSPMAEHVDEWVAQGRKNIFGQPVRVMEMQSEAGAAGAVHGSLQAGALTTTFTASQGLLLMIPNMYKISGEMLPGVFHVSARALATSALNIFGDHQDVMAARQTGFAMLAEGSVQEVMDLSAVAHLTAIKTRIPFLNFFDGFRTSHEIQKIEVLEYDELAKLLDWESVNAFRARALNPNHPVTRGTAQNADIYFQERESVNKFYDELPETVEKYMNEITKLTGREYHCFDYYGAPDADRVIVAMGSATDVCEETIDYLNANGQKVGVVKVRLFRPFSNERLLAAIPKTAKRIAVLDRTKEPGSAGEPLYLDVRNAFFGQENAPLVIGGRFGLGSKDPNPGHIAAVYANLAQDAPKNGFTIGINDDVTNTSLVVTEDIDATPEGTTACKFWGLGSDGTVGANKSAIKIIGDHTDMYAQGYFFYDSKKSGGITVSHLRFGKKAIKSPYLINKADFVSCSNQSYIHKYNVLDGLKPGSTFLLNTIWTPEDLEEKLPASYKRFLANNNIKFYTLNAIAIAQEIGLGGRINMIMQSAFFKLARIIPLEDAIKYLKDAVVASYGKKGEKVVNMNNAAIDRGVESIVEIKIPEAWKTAVDEEAAPVKHASKFVKDIVIPMNRQEGDQLPVSTFVGMEDGTFEAGTAAFEKRGIAVNVPEWDSEKCIQCNQCSLVCPHAAIRPFLLTEAEKNAAPAATKTVATKGIKTEETLVYAMGVTPLDCSGCGNCAQICPAPGKALVMKPQESQHDQIDAWDYLTYEVSTKKNPMNKNTVKGSQFEQPLLEFSGACAGCGETPYAKLITQLFGDRMMVANATGCSSIWGGSAPSTPYTTNKNGHGPAWANSLFEDNAEYGLGMFLGVKAIRERIAERAQEAIAAGDAAKDALQDWLDNMNEGAGTRERADKLVEALEKSGSDIAKAILAEKDYFVKRSQWIFGGDGWAYDIGYGGVDHVLASGEDVNVFVFDTEVYSNTGGQSSKSTPTAAIAKFAASGKRTKKKDLGMMAMTYGYVYVAQVNMGADKNQVLKAIAEAEAYKGPSLIIGYAPCINHGLRIGMGNSQEEAKRATACGYWQMYRFNPELKGTETNPFSLDSKEPTADFKEFLMGEVRYSSLAKAFPEQAEALFEKTHKDAMERLEGYKALANK, encoded by the coding sequence ATGAGAAAAATGAAAACTATGGATGGTAATACTGCAGCAGCTCATATAGCGTATGCATTTACAGAAGTTTCTGCAATATATCCAATCACACCATCATCACCAATGGCTGAACATGTAGATGAATGGGTAGCGCAAGGAAGAAAAAATATATTTGGACAACCTGTAAGAGTTATGGAAATGCAATCAGAAGCTGGAGCAGCTGGTGCTGTTCACGGTTCATTACAAGCTGGAGCATTAACAACAACATTTACAGCTTCACAAGGTCTATTATTAATGATACCAAATATGTACAAAATCTCTGGAGAAATGTTACCAGGAGTATTCCACGTATCAGCTAGAGCATTAGCAACTTCAGCATTAAATATATTTGGAGATCATCAAGACGTTATGGCAGCAAGACAAACAGGTTTTGCAATGCTTGCAGAAGGATCAGTTCAAGAAGTTATGGATTTATCAGCAGTAGCTCACTTAACAGCTATTAAGACAAGAATTCCATTCTTAAACTTCTTCGATGGATTTAGAACTTCTCATGAAATTCAAAAGATCGAAGTTCTTGAATATGATGAATTAGCTAAATTACTTGACTGGGAATCAGTTAACGCATTTAGAGCAAGAGCTTTAAATCCAAACCACCCTGTAACAAGAGGTACAGCTCAAAATGCAGATATCTACTTCCAAGAAAGAGAATCTGTAAACAAATTCTATGATGAATTACCAGAAACAGTAGAAAAATACATGAATGAAATCACTAAGTTAACTGGAAGAGAATATCACTGTTTCGATTACTATGGTGCACCAGATGCAGATAGAGTAATCGTAGCTATGGGTTCTGCTACAGATGTATGTGAAGAAACTATAGATTACTTAAATGCAAACGGACAAAAAGTCGGTGTTGTTAAAGTAAGATTATTCAGACCATTCTCAAATGAAAGATTATTAGCAGCTATTCCAAAGACAGCTAAGAGAATTGCTGTTTTAGATAGAACTAAGGAACCAGGATCAGCTGGAGAACCATTATACTTAGATGTTAGAAATGCATTCTTCGGTCAAGAAAATGCTCCACTAGTTATTGGTGGTAGATTTGGTTTAGGATCAAAGGATCCAAATCCAGGACATATTGCTGCAGTTTATGCTAACTTAGCACAAGATGCACCAAAGAATGGATTTACAATAGGAATCAATGATGATGTTACTAATACTTCATTAGTAGTTACTGAAGATATAGATGCTACTCCAGAAGGAACTACAGCTTGTAAGTTCTGGGGACTAGGATCAGATGGTACTGTTGGAGCAAACAAGAGTGCTATAAAGATCATAGGAGACCATACAGACATGTATGCTCAAGGATACTTCTTCTACGATTCAAAGAAATCTGGTGGAATTACAGTATCTCACTTAAGATTTGGTAAGAAGGCGATTAAGTCACCATACTTAATAAACAAAGCAGACTTTGTTTCATGTTCTAACCAATCATACATCCACAAATACAATGTACTTGATGGATTAAAACCAGGTTCAACTTTCTTATTAAATACTATCTGGACTCCAGAAGATTTAGAAGAAAAGTTACCAGCATCATATAAGAGATTCTTAGCAAATAACAATATTAAGTTCTATACTTTAAATGCTATTGCTATAGCTCAAGAAATTGGTCTTGGTGGAAGAATTAACATGATAATGCAATCAGCATTCTTCAAGTTAGCTAGAATCATACCACTAGAAGATGCAATAAAATACTTAAAAGATGCAGTTGTTGCTTCTTATGGTAAGAAGGGTGAAAAAGTTGTTAACATGAACAACGCAGCTATCGATAGAGGTGTTGAATCAATAGTTGAAATTAAGATCCCAGAAGCTTGGAAAACAGCTGTAGATGAAGAAGCAGCTCCAGTTAAACATGCTTCTAAATTCGTTAAGGATATAGTTATCCCAATGAACAGACAAGAAGGAGATCAACTTCCTGTATCTACATTTGTAGGAATGGAAGATGGTACATTTGAAGCAGGTACTGCAGCTTTCGAAAAGAGAGGAATTGCAGTTAACGTTCCAGAATGGGATTCAGAAAAATGTATTCAATGTAACCAATGTTCTTTAGTATGTCCACATGCTGCTATAAGACCATTCTTATTAACAGAAGCAGAAAAGAATGCTGCTCCAGCTGCAACTAAGACAGTAGCTACTAAGGGAATAAAGACTGAAGAAACTTTAGTATATGCAATGGGTGTAACACCACTTGATTGTTCAGGTTGTGGAAACTGTGCTCAAATATGTCCAGCACCAGGAAAAGCATTAGTTATGAAACCACAAGAATCTCAACATGATCAAATAGATGCTTGGGATTACTTAACTTATGAAGTTTCTACTAAGAAGAACCCAATGAACAAGAATACAGTTAAGGGTAGCCAATTTGAACAACCATTACTTGAGTTCTCAGGAGCTTGTGCAGGTTGTGGAGAAACTCCATATGCTAAGCTTATAACTCAATTATTTGGAGATAGAATGATGGTTGCTAATGCAACAGGATGTTCTTCAATTTGGGGAGGTTCAGCACCTTCTACACCTTACACAACTAACAAAAATGGACATGGTCCAGCTTGGGCAAACTCTTTATTTGAAGACAATGCTGAATATGGATTAGGTATGTTCTTAGGAGTTAAGGCTATAAGAGAAAGAATAGCTGAAAGAGCTCAAGAAGCAATCGCTGCAGGAGATGCTGCAAAGGATGCTCTTCAAGATTGGTTAGACAACATGAATGAAGGAGCTGGAACTAGAGAAAGAGCTGATAAATTAGTAGAAGCTCTAGAAAAATCAGGAAGTGATATAGCAAAAGCTATATTAGCTGAAAAAGACTACTTCGTTAAGAGATCTCAATGGATCTTCGGTGGAGACGGATGGGCTTACGACATCGGATACGGTGGAGTTGACCACGTATTAGCTTCAGGAGAAGACGTAAATGTATTTGTATTTGATACAGAAGTTTACTCAAATACAGGTGGACAATCTTCTAAATCTACACCAACTGCTGCAATAGCTAAATTTGCTGCATCAGGTAAGAGAACAAAGAAGAAGGATCTTGGAATGATGGCTATGACTTATGGTTACGTATATGTAGCTCAAGTTAACATGGGAGCTGATAAGAACCAAGTTCTTAAAGCAATCGCTGAAGCAGAAGCTTACAAGGGACCATCATTAATAATCGGTTATGCACCATGTATAAACCACGGTTTAAGAATTGGTATGGGTAACAGCCAAGAAGAAGCTAAGAGAGCTACAGCTTGTGGATACTGGCAAATGTACAGATTCAATCCTGAATTAAAGGGAACTGAAACAAATCCATTCAGCTTAGATTCTAAAGAACCAACAGCAGACTTCAAGGAATTCTTAATGGGCGAAGTAAGATACTCTTCACTTGCTAAGGCATTCCCAGAACAAGCTGAAGCTTTATTCGAAAAGACTCATAAAGATGCTATGGAAAGATTAGAAGGATACAAAGCATTAGCTAATAAATAA
- a CDS encoding DUF1292 domain-containing protein encodes MSEKDLNKCNCQSDEHEEKQGCGCGGHDHDHECGCGGHDHGHDHECGCGCEDEYESFVVDLEDENGNIISCDVIDSFEYKEKEYVLVQNPEDASVYLFRSEGEEGELTVPDEAEFDEVTKYYQEELAE; translated from the coding sequence ATGTCAGAAAAAGATTTAAATAAATGTAATTGTCAATCAGATGAACACGAAGAAAAACAAGGATGCGGTTGTGGCGGACATGATCATGACCATGAGTGTGGTTGCGGCGGACACGATCATGGACACGACCATGAATGTGGATGTGGCTGTGAAGATGAATATGAATCATTTGTAGTGGATTTAGAAGATGAAAATGGAAACATAATCAGTTGTGATGTAATTGATTCTTTTGAATATAAAGAAAAGGAATATGTTTTAGTTCAAAATCCAGAAGATGCATCAGTATACTTATTCAGATCTGAAGGTGAAGAAGGCGAATTAACAGTGCCTGATGAAGCTGAATTTGATGAAGTGACAAAATATTATCAAGAAGAATTAGCAGAATAA